A region from the Felis catus isolate Fca126 chromosome F1, F.catus_Fca126_mat1.0, whole genome shotgun sequence genome encodes:
- the LY9 gene encoding T-lymphocyte surface antigen Ly-9 isoform X4, protein MAGPKKHPDDWVLRSFSRKPQKSQPHVFSPLLWTHLLFLLVGLEASGKDSPPTVVPGILGGSVTFSLNISVDTEIEHVTWNGPQKALALAVTETQVIIMDKSYQNRLNISWNYSLSISNLTLKDAGSYKAQINRKNSEVTIDEEFILRVYEQVQVPQVVMKSVNMSDGASCNITLICSVERAGTSVLYSWTPKNTHASESHGASTITIYWMPCDPDLPYTCTARNPVSQSTSGPIHVRQFCTAPGASRGGSMGETVVGILGESVTLPLTLSASHYVNNIVWMFNTSIITKKQEVKPKIPDKNSGQDYSLRIGQLKMENAGHYYAYVCSKASRVISRKHFTLLIHRHERNMKLYIGLSLMSLILLCFGISIWWCMWKQKGRHSVPDSSSNQAETPADAPGYEKLDTLLKTAKQRSRPPSASSSDSSGTTEETTDMVKAGRYQEDAGPDSASERQAEYDLVMLRNAPAPTAQDNTVYAQVFLNLQGKTLVPQQKEGSATIYSCIQTPQKVVPPPQNDQESPETPTYENLD, encoded by the exons ATGGCGGGTCCAAAGAAACACCCAGATGACTGGGTGCTACGGTCCTTCTCCAGGAAACCACAGAAGAGTCAGCCGCACGTATTCTCTCCCTTACTGTGGACACATCTCCTCTTCCTGCTCGTGG GACTAGAAGCCTCTGGAAAGGACTCACCCCCAACAGTGGTGCCAGGGATTCTAGGGGGTTCAGTGACTTTCTCCCTGAACATTTCAGTGGACACAGAGATTGAGCACGTCACCTGGAATGGTCCCCAAAAGGCTCTTGCTTTAGCAGTCACAGAAACACAAGTTATCATTATGGACAAAAGCTACCAGAACCGACTGAACATCAGCTGGAACTACTCCTTGTCTATCAGCAACCTGACTTTGAAAGACGCAGGATCCTACAAAGCCCAGATAAACCGCAAGAATTCTGAAGTCACCATTGATGAGGAATTCATCCTGCGTGTCTATG AGCAGGTGCAGGTGCCTCAAGTTGTCATGAAGTCCGTGAACATGTCTGATGGTGCCTCCTGCAACATTACCTTGATTTGCTCTGTGGAGAGGGCAGGGACAAGTGTTCTGTACAGCTGGACCCCAAAGAACACCCATGCTTCTGAATCCCATGGGGCCTCCACCATCACCATCTACTGGATGCCATGTGACCCAGACCTGCCATACACCTGCACAGCCAGGAACCCAGTCAGCCAGAGCACCTCCGGCCCCATCCATGTCCGGCAGTTCTGTACAG CTCCGGGAGCCTCCAGAGGAGGATCAATGGGGGAGACAGTGGTGGGGATCCTCGGGGAGTCAGTCACCCTCCCCCTAACACTCTCGGCCAGTCACTACGTGAACAACATTGTCTGGATGTTTAACACATCTATTATCACCAAAAAGCAGGAAGTGAAGCCCAAGATTCCTGACAAGAACTCTGGCCAAGACTACTCCCTGAGGATTGGCCAGCTAAAGATGGAGAATGCTGGCCACTACTATGCCTATGTGTGTTCAAAGGCCTCCAGAGTCATCAGCAGAAAACATTTCACCCTGCTCATCCACC GGCACGAGAGAAACATGAAGCTCTACATTGGACTCTCCTTGATGTCTCTTATTCTTCTGTGCTTTGGGATCTCCATCTGGTGGTGCATGTGGAAGCAAAAAGGACGGC ACTCAGTCCCAGACTCCAGCTCCAACCAAGCTGAAACCCCAGCGGATGCGCCAG GGTATGAGAAGCTGGACACTCTTCTCAAGACTGCCAAGCAACGGTCTAGGCCCCCCTCTGCCAGCAGCTCTGACAGCAGTGGAACAACCGAGGAGACGACAGACATGGTCAAGGCTGGAAGATACCAGGAGGACGCTGGACCTGACTCAGCTTCTGAGAGGCAAGCAGAGTACGATCTTGTCATGCTGAGGAATGCACCTGCACCTACGGCCCAAGACAACACGGTGTATGCGCAAGTATTCCTCAACTTGCAG GGAAAGACCCTAGTTCCTCAACAGAAAGAGGGTTCGGCCACAATCTACAGCTGTATCCAGACACCCCAGAAG GTGGTGCCACCACCACAGAATGATCAGGAGTCTCCTGAAACCCCTACCTATGAAAATTTGGACTGA
- the LY9 gene encoding T-lymphocyte surface antigen Ly-9 isoform X1, translated as MAGPKKHPDDWVLRSFSRKPQKSQPHVFSPLLWTHLLFLLVGLEASGKDSPPTVVPGILGGSVTFSLNISVDTEIEHVTWNGPQKALALAVTETQVIIMDKSYQNRLNISWNYSLSISNLTLKDAGSYKAQINRKNSEVTIDEEFILRVYEQVQVPQVVMKSVNMSDGASCNITLICSVERAGTSVLYSWTPKNTHASESHGASTITIYWMPCDPDLPYTCTARNPVSQSTSGPIHVRQFCTAPGASRGGSMGETVVGILGESVTLPLTLSASHYVNNIVWMFNTSIITKKQEVKPKIPDKNSGQDYSLRIGQLKMENAGHYYAYVCSKASRVISRKHFTLLIHRRLKKPKVTGSLELTEDGICRVSLTCSVEDSGHNVTYLWTFLQKGTVMSQGGSHLNISWRSDENHPNFTCTTRNPVSKSSQSFLPGDICPGHERNMKLYIGLSLMSLILLCFGISIWWCMWKQKGRRGFLRSMASALDHILGPLQAYSVPDSSSNQAETPADAPGYEKLDTLLKTAKQRSRPPSASSSDSSGTTEETTDMVKAGRYQEDAGPDSASERQAEYDLVMLRNAPAPTAQDNTVYAQVFLNLQGKTLVPQQKEGSATIYSCIQTPQKVVPPPQNDQESPETPTYENLD; from the exons ATGGCGGGTCCAAAGAAACACCCAGATGACTGGGTGCTACGGTCCTTCTCCAGGAAACCACAGAAGAGTCAGCCGCACGTATTCTCTCCCTTACTGTGGACACATCTCCTCTTCCTGCTCGTGG GACTAGAAGCCTCTGGAAAGGACTCACCCCCAACAGTGGTGCCAGGGATTCTAGGGGGTTCAGTGACTTTCTCCCTGAACATTTCAGTGGACACAGAGATTGAGCACGTCACCTGGAATGGTCCCCAAAAGGCTCTTGCTTTAGCAGTCACAGAAACACAAGTTATCATTATGGACAAAAGCTACCAGAACCGACTGAACATCAGCTGGAACTACTCCTTGTCTATCAGCAACCTGACTTTGAAAGACGCAGGATCCTACAAAGCCCAGATAAACCGCAAGAATTCTGAAGTCACCATTGATGAGGAATTCATCCTGCGTGTCTATG AGCAGGTGCAGGTGCCTCAAGTTGTCATGAAGTCCGTGAACATGTCTGATGGTGCCTCCTGCAACATTACCTTGATTTGCTCTGTGGAGAGGGCAGGGACAAGTGTTCTGTACAGCTGGACCCCAAAGAACACCCATGCTTCTGAATCCCATGGGGCCTCCACCATCACCATCTACTGGATGCCATGTGACCCAGACCTGCCATACACCTGCACAGCCAGGAACCCAGTCAGCCAGAGCACCTCCGGCCCCATCCATGTCCGGCAGTTCTGTACAG CTCCGGGAGCCTCCAGAGGAGGATCAATGGGGGAGACAGTGGTGGGGATCCTCGGGGAGTCAGTCACCCTCCCCCTAACACTCTCGGCCAGTCACTACGTGAACAACATTGTCTGGATGTTTAACACATCTATTATCACCAAAAAGCAGGAAGTGAAGCCCAAGATTCCTGACAAGAACTCTGGCCAAGACTACTCCCTGAGGATTGGCCAGCTAAAGATGGAGAATGCTGGCCACTACTATGCCTATGTGTGTTCAAAGGCCTCCAGAGTCATCAGCAGAAAACATTTCACCCTGCTCATCCACC GGAGGCTGAAGAAGCCAAAAGTTACCGGGAGCCTTGAGCTCACTGAGGATGGCATCTGCAGGGTCAGCCTGACATGTTCAGTGGAGGACAGTGGACACAATGTGACATACTTATGGACCTTCCTACAGAAAGGAACTGTCATGTCCCAAGGGGGATCTCACCTCAATATCTCTTGGAGAAGTGATGAAAATCATCCCAACTTCACATGTACCACCAGGAACCCTGTCAGCAAGAGCTCCCAGTCATTTCTTCCCGGTGACATCTGCCCAG GGCACGAGAGAAACATGAAGCTCTACATTGGACTCTCCTTGATGTCTCTTATTCTTCTGTGCTTTGGGATCTCCATCTGGTGGTGCATGTGGAAGCAAAAAGGACGGCGTGGGTTTCTGAGATCAATGGCATCTGCCCTAGACCATATCCTGGGACCTTTGCAGGCTT ACTCAGTCCCAGACTCCAGCTCCAACCAAGCTGAAACCCCAGCGGATGCGCCAG GGTATGAGAAGCTGGACACTCTTCTCAAGACTGCCAAGCAACGGTCTAGGCCCCCCTCTGCCAGCAGCTCTGACAGCAGTGGAACAACCGAGGAGACGACAGACATGGTCAAGGCTGGAAGATACCAGGAGGACGCTGGACCTGACTCAGCTTCTGAGAGGCAAGCAGAGTACGATCTTGTCATGCTGAGGAATGCACCTGCACCTACGGCCCAAGACAACACGGTGTATGCGCAAGTATTCCTCAACTTGCAG GGAAAGACCCTAGTTCCTCAACAGAAAGAGGGTTCGGCCACAATCTACAGCTGTATCCAGACACCCCAGAAG GTGGTGCCACCACCACAGAATGATCAGGAGTCTCCTGAAACCCCTACCTATGAAAATTTGGACTGA
- the LY9 gene encoding T-lymphocyte surface antigen Ly-9 isoform X3: MAGPKKHPDDWVLRSFSRKPQKSQPHVFSPLLWTHLLFLLVGLEASGKDSPPTVVPGILGGSVTFSLNISVDTEIEHVTWNGPQKALALAVTETQVIIMDKSYQNRLNISWNYSLSISNLTLKDAGSYKAQINRKNSEVTIDEEFILRVYEQVQVPQVVMKSVNMSDGASCNITLICSVERAGTSVLYSWTPKNTHASESHGASTITIYWMPCDPDLPYTCTARNPVSQSTSGPIHVRQFCTAPGASRGGSMGETVVGILGESVTLPLTLSASHYVNNIVWMFNTSIITKKQEVKPKIPDKNSGQDYSLRIGQLKMENAGHYYAYVCSKASRVISRKHFTLLIHRHERNMKLYIGLSLMSLILLCFGISIWWCMWKQKGRRGFLRSMASALDHILGPLQAYSVPDSSSNQAETPADAPGYEKLDTLLKTAKQRSRPPSASSSDSSGTTEETTDMVKAGRYQEDAGPDSASERQAEYDLVMLRNAPAPTAQDNTVYAQVFLNLQGKTLVPQQKEGSATIYSCIQTPQKVVPPPQNDQESPETPTYENLD, from the exons ATGGCGGGTCCAAAGAAACACCCAGATGACTGGGTGCTACGGTCCTTCTCCAGGAAACCACAGAAGAGTCAGCCGCACGTATTCTCTCCCTTACTGTGGACACATCTCCTCTTCCTGCTCGTGG GACTAGAAGCCTCTGGAAAGGACTCACCCCCAACAGTGGTGCCAGGGATTCTAGGGGGTTCAGTGACTTTCTCCCTGAACATTTCAGTGGACACAGAGATTGAGCACGTCACCTGGAATGGTCCCCAAAAGGCTCTTGCTTTAGCAGTCACAGAAACACAAGTTATCATTATGGACAAAAGCTACCAGAACCGACTGAACATCAGCTGGAACTACTCCTTGTCTATCAGCAACCTGACTTTGAAAGACGCAGGATCCTACAAAGCCCAGATAAACCGCAAGAATTCTGAAGTCACCATTGATGAGGAATTCATCCTGCGTGTCTATG AGCAGGTGCAGGTGCCTCAAGTTGTCATGAAGTCCGTGAACATGTCTGATGGTGCCTCCTGCAACATTACCTTGATTTGCTCTGTGGAGAGGGCAGGGACAAGTGTTCTGTACAGCTGGACCCCAAAGAACACCCATGCTTCTGAATCCCATGGGGCCTCCACCATCACCATCTACTGGATGCCATGTGACCCAGACCTGCCATACACCTGCACAGCCAGGAACCCAGTCAGCCAGAGCACCTCCGGCCCCATCCATGTCCGGCAGTTCTGTACAG CTCCGGGAGCCTCCAGAGGAGGATCAATGGGGGAGACAGTGGTGGGGATCCTCGGGGAGTCAGTCACCCTCCCCCTAACACTCTCGGCCAGTCACTACGTGAACAACATTGTCTGGATGTTTAACACATCTATTATCACCAAAAAGCAGGAAGTGAAGCCCAAGATTCCTGACAAGAACTCTGGCCAAGACTACTCCCTGAGGATTGGCCAGCTAAAGATGGAGAATGCTGGCCACTACTATGCCTATGTGTGTTCAAAGGCCTCCAGAGTCATCAGCAGAAAACATTTCACCCTGCTCATCCACC GGCACGAGAGAAACATGAAGCTCTACATTGGACTCTCCTTGATGTCTCTTATTCTTCTGTGCTTTGGGATCTCCATCTGGTGGTGCATGTGGAAGCAAAAAGGACGGCGTGGGTTTCTGAGATCAATGGCATCTGCCCTAGACCATATCCTGGGACCTTTGCAGGCTT ACTCAGTCCCAGACTCCAGCTCCAACCAAGCTGAAACCCCAGCGGATGCGCCAG GGTATGAGAAGCTGGACACTCTTCTCAAGACTGCCAAGCAACGGTCTAGGCCCCCCTCTGCCAGCAGCTCTGACAGCAGTGGAACAACCGAGGAGACGACAGACATGGTCAAGGCTGGAAGATACCAGGAGGACGCTGGACCTGACTCAGCTTCTGAGAGGCAAGCAGAGTACGATCTTGTCATGCTGAGGAATGCACCTGCACCTACGGCCCAAGACAACACGGTGTATGCGCAAGTATTCCTCAACTTGCAG GGAAAGACCCTAGTTCCTCAACAGAAAGAGGGTTCGGCCACAATCTACAGCTGTATCCAGACACCCCAGAAG GTGGTGCCACCACCACAGAATGATCAGGAGTCTCCTGAAACCCCTACCTATGAAAATTTGGACTGA
- the LY9 gene encoding T-lymphocyte surface antigen Ly-9 isoform X2: MAGPKKHPDDWVLRSFSRKPQKSQPHVFSPLLWTHLLFLLVGLEASGKDSPPTVVPGILGGSVTFSLNISVDTEIEHVTWNGPQKALALAVTETQVIIMDKSYQNRLNISWNYSLSISNLTLKDAGSYKAQINRKNSEVTIDEEFILRVYEQVQVPQVVMKSVNMSDGASCNITLICSVERAGTSVLYSWTPKNTHASESHGASTITIYWMPCDPDLPYTCTARNPVSQSTSGPIHVRQFCTAPGASRGGSMGETVVGILGESVTLPLTLSASHYVNNIVWMFNTSIITKKQEVKPKIPDKNSGQDYSLRIGQLKMENAGHYYAYVCSKASRVISRKHFTLLIHRRLKKPKVTGSLELTEDGICRVSLTCSVEDSGHNVTYLWTFLQKGTVMSQGGSHLNISWRSDENHPNFTCTTRNPVSKSSQSFLPGDICPGHERNMKLYIGLSLMSLILLCFGISIWWCMWKQKGRHSVPDSSSNQAETPADAPGYEKLDTLLKTAKQRSRPPSASSSDSSGTTEETTDMVKAGRYQEDAGPDSASERQAEYDLVMLRNAPAPTAQDNTVYAQVFLNLQGKTLVPQQKEGSATIYSCIQTPQKVVPPPQNDQESPETPTYENLD; this comes from the exons ATGGCGGGTCCAAAGAAACACCCAGATGACTGGGTGCTACGGTCCTTCTCCAGGAAACCACAGAAGAGTCAGCCGCACGTATTCTCTCCCTTACTGTGGACACATCTCCTCTTCCTGCTCGTGG GACTAGAAGCCTCTGGAAAGGACTCACCCCCAACAGTGGTGCCAGGGATTCTAGGGGGTTCAGTGACTTTCTCCCTGAACATTTCAGTGGACACAGAGATTGAGCACGTCACCTGGAATGGTCCCCAAAAGGCTCTTGCTTTAGCAGTCACAGAAACACAAGTTATCATTATGGACAAAAGCTACCAGAACCGACTGAACATCAGCTGGAACTACTCCTTGTCTATCAGCAACCTGACTTTGAAAGACGCAGGATCCTACAAAGCCCAGATAAACCGCAAGAATTCTGAAGTCACCATTGATGAGGAATTCATCCTGCGTGTCTATG AGCAGGTGCAGGTGCCTCAAGTTGTCATGAAGTCCGTGAACATGTCTGATGGTGCCTCCTGCAACATTACCTTGATTTGCTCTGTGGAGAGGGCAGGGACAAGTGTTCTGTACAGCTGGACCCCAAAGAACACCCATGCTTCTGAATCCCATGGGGCCTCCACCATCACCATCTACTGGATGCCATGTGACCCAGACCTGCCATACACCTGCACAGCCAGGAACCCAGTCAGCCAGAGCACCTCCGGCCCCATCCATGTCCGGCAGTTCTGTACAG CTCCGGGAGCCTCCAGAGGAGGATCAATGGGGGAGACAGTGGTGGGGATCCTCGGGGAGTCAGTCACCCTCCCCCTAACACTCTCGGCCAGTCACTACGTGAACAACATTGTCTGGATGTTTAACACATCTATTATCACCAAAAAGCAGGAAGTGAAGCCCAAGATTCCTGACAAGAACTCTGGCCAAGACTACTCCCTGAGGATTGGCCAGCTAAAGATGGAGAATGCTGGCCACTACTATGCCTATGTGTGTTCAAAGGCCTCCAGAGTCATCAGCAGAAAACATTTCACCCTGCTCATCCACC GGAGGCTGAAGAAGCCAAAAGTTACCGGGAGCCTTGAGCTCACTGAGGATGGCATCTGCAGGGTCAGCCTGACATGTTCAGTGGAGGACAGTGGACACAATGTGACATACTTATGGACCTTCCTACAGAAAGGAACTGTCATGTCCCAAGGGGGATCTCACCTCAATATCTCTTGGAGAAGTGATGAAAATCATCCCAACTTCACATGTACCACCAGGAACCCTGTCAGCAAGAGCTCCCAGTCATTTCTTCCCGGTGACATCTGCCCAG GGCACGAGAGAAACATGAAGCTCTACATTGGACTCTCCTTGATGTCTCTTATTCTTCTGTGCTTTGGGATCTCCATCTGGTGGTGCATGTGGAAGCAAAAAGGACGGC ACTCAGTCCCAGACTCCAGCTCCAACCAAGCTGAAACCCCAGCGGATGCGCCAG GGTATGAGAAGCTGGACACTCTTCTCAAGACTGCCAAGCAACGGTCTAGGCCCCCCTCTGCCAGCAGCTCTGACAGCAGTGGAACAACCGAGGAGACGACAGACATGGTCAAGGCTGGAAGATACCAGGAGGACGCTGGACCTGACTCAGCTTCTGAGAGGCAAGCAGAGTACGATCTTGTCATGCTGAGGAATGCACCTGCACCTACGGCCCAAGACAACACGGTGTATGCGCAAGTATTCCTCAACTTGCAG GGAAAGACCCTAGTTCCTCAACAGAAAGAGGGTTCGGCCACAATCTACAGCTGTATCCAGACACCCCAGAAG GTGGTGCCACCACCACAGAATGATCAGGAGTCTCCTGAAACCCCTACCTATGAAAATTTGGACTGA